The Streptomyces sp. NBC_01255 genome window below encodes:
- a CDS encoding ROK family protein, whose protein sequence is MSAPRFGAIESGGTKFVCLVGSSPDRIEAEIRFPTGEPAPTLARAIAFFEERAAATGPLDAVGIASFGPLELRPGHAKFGHLAATPKPGWSGVDVAGTVAAALGVPVGIDTDVNGAALGEGRWGAARGLDTYVYLTVGTGIGGGAVIGGKVVSGLVHTEMGHLAVPRIAGDAFPGSCPFHGDCWEGLAGGEAMGARWGTPAEELTGATLREALRLEAAYLAAGLRNIVYTTAPQRIVIGGGVAELPGLFSLLRAELSAALAGYPGLPEHAAEDFVVPARLGRLAGPAGGLVLAAGAATAAKQHARPGAGPPEGTYA, encoded by the coding sequence GTGAGCGCGCCGCGGTTCGGGGCGATCGAGTCCGGCGGGACCAAGTTCGTCTGCCTGGTCGGCTCGTCCCCCGACCGGATCGAGGCCGAGATCCGCTTCCCGACCGGCGAACCGGCCCCCACGCTGGCCCGGGCCATCGCCTTCTTCGAGGAACGGGCCGCGGCGACCGGACCGCTGGACGCAGTCGGCATCGCCTCCTTCGGTCCTCTCGAACTGCGCCCGGGACACGCGAAGTTCGGCCATCTCGCGGCCACTCCCAAGCCCGGCTGGTCCGGGGTGGACGTCGCCGGCACCGTCGCCGCCGCACTCGGCGTCCCGGTGGGCATCGACACGGACGTCAACGGCGCGGCTCTCGGCGAGGGCCGCTGGGGCGCGGCACGCGGCCTGGACACCTACGTCTATCTGACCGTCGGCACGGGCATCGGTGGCGGCGCGGTGATCGGCGGCAAGGTGGTCAGCGGCCTGGTCCACACCGAGATGGGGCACCTCGCCGTGCCCCGGATCGCCGGCGACGCGTTCCCCGGCTCCTGCCCCTTCCACGGCGACTGCTGGGAAGGACTGGCCGGCGGCGAGGCCATGGGTGCCCGCTGGGGCACCCCGGCCGAAGAACTGACCGGGGCCACCCTGCGCGAGGCGCTGCGGCTGGAGGCGGCCTACCTGGCCGCGGGGCTGCGCAACATCGTCTACACGACCGCGCCCCAGCGGATCGTGATCGGCGGCGGCGTCGCGGAGCTCCCCGGCCTGTTCTCACTGCTCCGCGCCGAACTGTCCGCAGCGCTGGCCGGCTATCCAGGGCTGCCCGAGCACGCGGCCGAGGACTTCGTGGTCCCGGCTCGGCTCGGCCGGCTCGCCGGACCGGCCGGCGGACTGGTCCTGGCCGCCGGCGCGGCCACTGCCGCGAAGCAGCACGCACGCCCAGGCGCTGGGCCGCCGGAGGGAACGTACGCATGA
- a CDS encoding dioxygenase family protein — protein MPNRSPENALKTITPTVRCNGTPPTPALREGPYYKPDTPLRTTFRGDLEEGVPMLLHGAVRTLEGKPVGGTLLDFWQVGAEGVYDDGFRLRGHQFADADGQWRLETVLPAMYPGRTRHVHVKVQPPGGIVLTTMLYFPGERRNHLDKYFRPECLMDVRETPEGWDASFTFVLDV, from the coding sequence GTGCCGAACAGAAGCCCGGAAAATGCCCTGAAGACGATCACTCCAACGGTTCGCTGCAACGGGACTCCGCCTACGCCCGCCTTGCGCGAGGGACCGTACTACAAGCCCGACACTCCTTTGCGAACCACCTTCCGGGGAGACCTGGAAGAGGGTGTCCCGATGCTGCTGCACGGCGCGGTACGCACCCTTGAAGGCAAGCCCGTCGGCGGCACCCTGCTCGACTTCTGGCAGGTCGGGGCAGAGGGGGTCTACGACGACGGCTTCCGGCTGCGCGGCCACCAGTTCGCGGACGCCGATGGGCAGTGGCGGCTGGAGACCGTCCTGCCGGCCATGTACCCGGGCCGGACGCGGCACGTGCACGTGAAGGTGCAGCCGCCCGGCGGCATCGTCCTGACCACGATGCTGTATTTCCCGGGCGAACGCCGGAACCACCTCGACAAGTATTTCCGGCCAGAATGCCTGATGGACGTGCGGGAGACACCCGAGGGCTGGGACGCCTCTTTCACCTTCGTCCTGGACGTGTGA
- a CDS encoding alkyl/aryl-sulfatase — protein sequence MADSSKPASTATAAVNREALARYAMEDRQDFADRDRGFLAPLPDKLYGGDGRVIFDAARFDYIGDDVPAPDTVNPSLWRQSQLIRKGGLYKVVDGVYQVRNNDIANLTVIEGETGLVVVDCMASVEAATQAMGMIREHVSDKPVAAVIYTHTHIDHYGGVKGVVSVEDVASGKVPVIAPGTIASFDKHAIGENVIAGNAMSRRASYAFNSLLDHGETGCVTCGIGISTVPGVTVSYISPTDPVTKTGEKRELGGLEFEFLYAPDTEAPEEMHIWVPQLGALTCAENANHSLHNIQTLRGARTRDARNFARYLDETLERWGDEAEVHYGPHTWPVWGNEQVTSFLESQRDTYKYIHDQALRLANKGYTPLEAAEVVELPEELGRKWFNRGYHGTLHHDVRAVFTKELGMWDGDPVSLHPHPPVETARRLTDLIGPERILAEGRRAFDAGDYRWAAQILHALVFADPEHTEARNLQADAYEQLGYQAEGPQWRGIFLTAAKELREGVVPAAFATASPDSILAMPIDILFDYVAVHLIGDKAATADFRVDFRFTDTGAEETWTMWVRRGVLNARRGPSPDTQLTVTGPKAALVATLLKPAGAPQLARARKITLDGDETVLQTLAGLLDEFDPDFAIVTP from the coding sequence ATGGCCGACTCGTCCAAGCCCGCCAGCACCGCGACCGCGGCCGTCAACCGGGAGGCGCTCGCCCGGTACGCGATGGAGGACCGGCAGGACTTCGCCGACCGGGACCGCGGCTTCCTCGCTCCGCTGCCCGACAAGCTGTACGGCGGGGACGGCCGGGTGATCTTCGACGCGGCGCGGTTCGACTACATCGGCGACGACGTACCCGCCCCGGACACGGTGAACCCGAGCCTGTGGCGGCAGTCGCAGCTGATCCGGAAGGGCGGCCTCTACAAGGTGGTCGACGGGGTCTACCAGGTACGCAACAACGACATCGCGAACCTCACCGTCATCGAGGGCGAGACGGGTCTGGTCGTCGTCGACTGCATGGCCTCCGTCGAGGCCGCCACCCAGGCCATGGGCATGATCCGGGAGCACGTCAGCGACAAGCCCGTCGCCGCCGTCATCTACACCCACACCCACATCGACCACTACGGCGGTGTCAAGGGCGTGGTGAGCGTCGAGGACGTCGCCTCGGGCAAGGTGCCCGTCATCGCGCCGGGCACGATCGCCTCCTTCGACAAGCACGCGATCGGCGAGAACGTGATCGCGGGCAACGCCATGTCACGGCGGGCGTCGTACGCCTTCAACAGCCTGCTCGACCACGGTGAGACCGGTTGCGTCACCTGCGGCATCGGCATCTCCACCGTGCCGGGCGTCACCGTCTCGTACATCTCGCCGACCGACCCGGTCACGAAGACCGGCGAGAAGCGCGAACTGGGCGGCCTGGAGTTCGAGTTCCTCTACGCCCCGGACACCGAGGCGCCCGAGGAGATGCACATCTGGGTCCCGCAGCTCGGGGCGCTCACGTGCGCGGAGAACGCCAACCACTCCCTGCACAACATCCAGACGCTGCGGGGCGCGCGGACGCGTGACGCCCGGAACTTCGCCCGCTACCTCGACGAGACCCTGGAGCGGTGGGGCGACGAGGCCGAGGTCCACTACGGGCCGCACACCTGGCCGGTCTGGGGCAACGAGCAGGTCACCTCGTTCCTGGAGTCGCAGCGCGACACGTACAAGTACATCCACGACCAGGCACTCCGGCTCGCGAACAAGGGATACACCCCGCTGGAGGCGGCCGAGGTGGTCGAGCTGCCCGAGGAGCTGGGCCGCAAGTGGTTCAACCGCGGCTACCACGGCACGCTCCACCACGACGTCCGCGCCGTGTTCACCAAGGAACTCGGCATGTGGGACGGCGATCCCGTCTCCCTCCACCCGCACCCCCCGGTCGAGACGGCCCGCCGCCTCACCGACCTGATCGGCCCCGAGAGGATCCTCGCCGAAGGGCGGCGGGCGTTCGACGCGGGCGACTACCGGTGGGCCGCCCAGATCCTGCACGCCCTGGTGTTCGCCGACCCGGAGCACACCGAGGCGAGGAACCTGCAGGCCGACGCCTACGAGCAGCTCGGCTACCAGGCCGAAGGGCCCCAGTGGCGCGGCATCTTCCTCACCGCCGCCAAGGAACTCCGGGAGGGCGTCGTGCCGGCGGCGTTCGCCACGGCCAGCCCGGACTCGATCCTGGCCATGCCGATCGACATCCTCTTCGACTACGTCGCCGTCCACCTCATCGGCGACAAGGCCGCCACCGCCGACTTCCGCGTCGACTTCCGCTTCACGGACACCGGGGCCGAGGAGACATGGACGATGTGGGTCCGCCGAGGCGTCCTCAACGCCCGCCGCGGCCCGTCGCCCGACACGCAGCTCACGGTGACCGGCCCCAAGGCGGCCCTCGTCGCCACGCTCCTCAAGCCGGCGGGCGCCCCGCAGCTGGCCCGGGCCCGGAAGATCACCCTGGACGGGGACGAGACCGTGTTGCAGACACTCGCCGGGCTGCTCGACGAATTCGACCCCGACTTCGCCATCGTCACGCCCTGA
- a CDS encoding phosphotransferase family protein, with translation MTRPAPVGLLDPATHTWLIRHALPGARLYEVNPLPGGFTNDMALLTARPASAPGTERYVLRRYRPHYGRVPRNTCAVEVAVLGRVAAHTVPVTAVVAADPHGRATGRPTMLYRFMDGIPLSQVLADGPASGEARELGRAVGAVLARIGRVNLPRPGAFADPSLVPAPDGTPPLGDLPGFVDRCLAAAADGPLNGTDAAVLRALARQGARTLAAVVGERSLVHCDFNPKNLLVERRAGRWEVAAVLDWELAFSGSPLFDVGNMLRFAHEYPPAFATGFVEGFRAGSGRLPGDWLRISRTLDLFALADILTAPPDPAYFARTRTALHRAAAVRY, from the coding sequence GTGACGCGCCCCGCCCCTGTGGGCCTCCTCGATCCGGCCACGCACACCTGGCTGATCCGGCACGCCCTGCCCGGGGCCCGCCTGTACGAGGTGAACCCGCTGCCCGGCGGGTTCACCAACGACATGGCCCTGCTCACGGCCCGGCCGGCCAGCGCGCCGGGCACGGAGCGCTACGTCCTGCGCCGCTACCGGCCTCACTACGGCCGGGTCCCACGTAACACCTGCGCCGTGGAGGTCGCCGTCCTCGGCCGGGTGGCGGCCCACACCGTTCCGGTGACCGCGGTGGTCGCGGCCGATCCCCACGGCCGGGCCACCGGCCGCCCCACCATGCTCTACCGGTTCATGGACGGGATCCCACTCAGCCAGGTCCTCGCCGACGGACCGGCGAGCGGCGAGGCTCGGGAACTGGGTCGGGCCGTCGGCGCGGTGCTGGCGCGGATCGGCCGGGTCAACCTGCCCCGCCCGGGCGCCTTCGCCGACCCTTCCCTCGTTCCGGCTCCGGACGGCACGCCCCCGCTGGGCGACCTGCCCGGTTTCGTCGACCGCTGTCTGGCCGCCGCCGCGGACGGGCCGCTGAACGGCACGGACGCGGCCGTACTCCGGGCACTGGCCCGACAGGGAGCCCGGACACTCGCCGCCGTGGTGGGTGAACGCAGCCTGGTGCACTGTGACTTCAACCCGAAGAACCTCCTGGTCGAACGGCGCGCGGGGCGATGGGAGGTAGCCGCCGTGCTCGACTGGGAGCTCGCCTTCAGCGGCTCCCCGCTCTTCGACGTCGGGAACATGCTGCGCTTCGCCCACGAGTACCCGCCCGCCTTCGCCACGGGCTTCGTCGAGGGCTTCCGGGCCGGGAGCGGACGACTGCCCGGGGACTGGCTGCGGATCAGCCGGACGCTGGACCTCTTCGCGCTCGCGGACATCCTCACCGCACCGCCCGACCCGGCCTACTTCGCCCGCACCCGCACGGCGCTGCACCGGGCCGCCGCCGTCCGGTACTGA
- a CDS encoding serine hydrolase domain-containing protein, translated as MSAPTHVRSRSRARLRLSVAGLAASAVLGALVQPAQATGTPAPHDKALQKQLNDLVRTAGGPPGVIALLRQGDRTKAYRAGVADTSTGRPPRPSDHMRIASVAKAFSGAVALRLVDRHKLDLDDTIGELLPSQPAAWHQVSLRQLLSHTSGLPDFSTAPAFLDILREDPRHQFDSRRLLDFIADKELLFPPGSKYEYSNSDNIAVALMAEAVTGQRYERLLDELVYRPLDLRRTSLPEGYRLPKPYLHGYDVTPPAPPEDISEVLGASGVWASGGIVSTPKDLNAFVRAWAGGRGFLKEETRRQQRTFIPGAASEPAGPGVNAGGLAIFRYTTRCGTVYGHTGNFPGYTQLAVGTADGKRALTFSINTQTSKSVKPDLLAKVRAVQEDFVCALLKH; from the coding sequence GTGTCGGCACCCACTCACGTCCGTTCCCGCTCGCGCGCACGTCTACGGCTGTCCGTCGCCGGCCTGGCCGCGTCCGCGGTGCTCGGCGCCCTGGTCCAGCCCGCACAGGCCACGGGCACGCCGGCCCCCCACGACAAGGCTCTGCAGAAGCAACTGAACGACCTCGTCCGTACGGCGGGAGGGCCGCCCGGAGTGATCGCGCTGCTGCGGCAGGGCGACCGGACGAAGGCCTACCGGGCGGGCGTCGCCGACACGAGCACCGGCCGTCCGCCCCGTCCGTCCGACCACATGCGGATCGCGAGCGTCGCCAAGGCCTTCAGCGGGGCGGTCGCCCTGCGCCTGGTGGACCGGCACAAGCTGGACCTCGACGACACGATCGGCGAGCTCCTGCCGTCACAGCCCGCCGCATGGCACCAGGTGTCGCTCCGCCAGCTGCTCAGCCACACCAGCGGGCTGCCCGACTTCTCGACGGCGCCGGCGTTCCTCGACATCCTGCGGGAAGACCCCAGGCACCAGTTCGACTCCCGGCGGCTGCTCGACTTCATCGCCGACAAGGAGCTGCTGTTCCCGCCGGGATCGAAGTACGAGTACTCGAACTCCGACAACATCGCCGTCGCGCTGATGGCCGAGGCGGTCACGGGACAGCGGTACGAGCGGCTGCTCGACGAGCTCGTGTACCGGCCTCTCGACCTGCGGCGGACCAGCCTCCCCGAGGGCTACCGGCTGCCGAAGCCTTACCTGCACGGCTACGACGTGACGCCGCCCGCCCCGCCGGAGGACATCAGCGAGGTCCTCGGCGCGTCGGGCGTCTGGGCCTCCGGCGGCATCGTCTCGACGCCGAAGGACCTCAACGCCTTCGTCCGCGCCTGGGCCGGCGGACGCGGCTTCCTGAAGGAGGAGACGCGCCGCCAGCAGCGGACCTTCATCCCCGGTGCCGCCTCGGAGCCCGCCGGTCCCGGCGTCAACGCGGGAGGACTGGCGATCTTCCGCTACACGACGCGGTGCGGCACGGTCTACGGCCACACCGGCAACTTCCCGGGCTACACGCAGCTCGCGGTCGGCACGGCGGACGGCAAGCGGGCCCTCACGTTCTCGATCAACACCCAGACCAGCAAGAGCGTCAAGCCGGACCTGCTGGCCAAGGTCCGCGCCGTCCAGGAGGACTTCGTCTGCGCCCTGCTCAAGCACTGA
- a CDS encoding inositol monophosphatase family protein — translation MTAPTHGGPPSAEAMRSYVTGLAGAVREAVLAARHQHGSRLVRGLSPGGDAQFGLDEVAEAAVWKYIAGHDLPVAVYSEDRGLRYHGADPAHLLVVDPIDGTRPAVAGLESATVSVAVARMTGRPRIADVEHALLMELRTGAYLYGDLVTPGITAHGYDHPVPALTRTTDPARMFWSLEFNGHPARLMTEAYGHLIDRSANTGGVFVFNSATWSISRLLTGQLDAYVDIGNRLLRDDPALLPEFERVGNGRVLHLFPYDIAAAVFLAERAGAVITDAYGQPLGDTVLTDLGVANQRSCVAASTPELHRALLASVRWKG, via the coding sequence GTGACCGCCCCCACGCACGGCGGCCCGCCGTCCGCCGAGGCCATGCGCTCGTACGTGACCGGCCTCGCCGGTGCCGTCCGCGAGGCCGTACTGGCCGCCCGGCACCAGCACGGCAGCCGGCTCGTACGGGGCCTCTCTCCGGGCGGGGACGCCCAGTTCGGCCTCGACGAGGTCGCCGAGGCAGCCGTCTGGAAGTACATCGCCGGCCACGACCTGCCCGTCGCCGTCTACTCCGAGGACCGCGGACTGCGGTACCACGGCGCGGACCCGGCCCATCTGCTGGTCGTCGACCCCATCGACGGCACCCGGCCCGCCGTCGCCGGTCTGGAGTCGGCCACCGTCTCGGTCGCGGTCGCCCGTATGACGGGGCGCCCGCGCATCGCGGACGTCGAGCACGCGCTGCTGATGGAACTGCGCACGGGCGCCTACCTCTACGGAGACCTCGTGACGCCGGGGATCACCGCGCACGGCTACGACCACCCCGTCCCGGCGCTGACCCGCACCACCGACCCGGCACGGATGTTCTGGTCCCTGGAGTTCAACGGCCACCCGGCCCGTCTGATGACCGAGGCGTACGGTCACCTCATCGACCGCTCGGCCAACACCGGCGGGGTCTTCGTCTTCAACAGCGCCACCTGGTCGATCTCGCGGCTGCTCACCGGCCAGCTCGACGCCTACGTGGACATCGGCAACCGGCTGCTGCGCGACGATCCGGCGCTGCTGCCCGAGTTCGAGCGCGTCGGCAACGGCCGGGTCCTGCACCTGTTCCCGTACGACATCGCCGCGGCCGTCTTCCTCGCCGAGCGGGCCGGGGCGGTCATCACCGACGCCTACGGGCAGCCGCTCGGCGACACCGTCCTGACCGACCTGGGCGTCGCCAACCAGCGGTCCTGCGTGGCCGCGTCCACTCCCGAACTCCACCGGGCCCTGCTGGCATCGGTCCGGTGGAAGGGATGA
- a CDS encoding zinc-dependent alcohol dehydrogenase, with product MRALVYVGPGSAALQDRPAAQLLNGDDVVVDVVGTGVCGTDRKILLGRFPARPGVVLGHESVGVVRETGPQVRSVAVGDRVVVNPTLYCGWCVPCRRGATNFCRHKAGTEVGVDRDGTYAESVTLPERFVVRVPAGLSFRSAVLIEPLACVLNNVEAAAVSFDDTVVVLGAGPIGMLTALVAARQARRVTVAEPDGYRLKRAREQFAHVVDVAGTDPAEAVLKGSDGERPSLVFDTTGVGLDAALRLVDDGGRIVVMGFDDTYAVPLRPLRLTNRGIRLIGAGDYRADTFPVAVDLAVELSGPKSGTGEVPFLERLVTHEFPLERYEDAFAALGGLIRGDEARGPDAGGRTDAADPVGGDRVPGPPPRYDALKVVIRSCSGPVGADGWPVGA from the coding sequence GTGCGCGCTCTCGTCTATGTGGGTCCCGGCTCCGCCGCACTGCAGGATCGTCCCGCCGCACAGCTCTTGAACGGTGATGACGTCGTGGTCGACGTCGTCGGTACGGGGGTCTGCGGTACGGACCGCAAGATCCTGCTCGGGCGGTTCCCCGCCCGGCCGGGCGTGGTGCTCGGACACGAGTCGGTGGGTGTGGTGCGGGAGACAGGGCCACAGGTGCGTTCGGTCGCGGTCGGGGACAGGGTCGTGGTCAACCCCACGCTGTACTGCGGCTGGTGCGTCCCCTGCCGTCGGGGAGCGACCAACTTCTGCCGGCACAAGGCCGGGACCGAGGTCGGCGTCGACCGGGACGGCACGTACGCGGAGAGCGTGACCCTGCCGGAACGTTTCGTCGTGCGGGTTCCCGCCGGGCTGTCCTTCCGCAGCGCGGTCCTGATCGAACCGCTCGCCTGCGTCCTGAACAACGTCGAGGCCGCGGCCGTCTCCTTCGACGACACCGTCGTGGTGCTCGGCGCGGGCCCGATCGGGATGCTGACCGCACTGGTCGCCGCCCGCCAGGCGCGCCGGGTCACCGTCGCCGAACCCGACGGCTACCGGCTGAAGCGGGCCCGCGAACAGTTCGCGCACGTGGTGGACGTGGCCGGTACGGACCCGGCCGAAGCAGTGCTGAAGGGGTCGGACGGTGAGCGCCCCTCCCTCGTCTTCGACACCACCGGTGTCGGCCTCGACGCGGCGCTGCGGCTGGTCGACGACGGCGGCCGGATCGTGGTGATGGGCTTCGACGACACCTACGCCGTGCCGCTGCGCCCCCTCCGCCTCACCAACCGGGGCATCCGGCTGATCGGTGCCGGTGATTACCGGGCCGACACCTTCCCGGTCGCCGTGGATCTGGCCGTCGAACTCTCCGGTCCGAAGTCCGGGACCGGAGAGGTGCCGTTTCTGGAGCGGCTGGTGACGCACGAGTTCCCGCTCGAACGGTACGAGGACGCCTTCGCCGCACTCGGCGGACTCATCCGGGGCGACGAGGCCCGCGGACCCGACGCGGGCGGCAGGACCGACGCGGCCGACCCGGTCGGCGGCGACCGCGTGCCCGGACCGCCTCCCCGCTACGACGCGCTCAAGGTGGTGATCCGCTCGTGCTCCGGGCCCGTCGGCGCCGACGGCTGGCCGGTGGGCGCGTGA
- a CDS encoding aspartate aminotransferase family protein, giving the protein MADLIRAQGDKNGTARSDVRGDALSYVQKHLYYPVTAYEMDHGEGVHLYDTDGNEYLDCASGTFNLSLGYGHPEVVKAMRDQAERLVHTTSTFQTAPVNELVRRLVDVTPPNLTKVHLKVSGGSTANEGAVKMAQLATGRRDVVTLFRSHHGQTMMTTTMSGESFRKEPFPHLMPGVLQVPDPYCLRCFYGQAGPDSCGMLCVERINDFLDHASSGSVACVVVEPVSGSGGNIVPPDGYLPALRTLCDERGIALVFDEIQTGIGRIGRMFAAEHYGVRPDILTTAKGLGGSGAQVAAIVADERMSGLSSDHHSFTYGGNVLAAAAAVVTLDVIGRPGFLENVREVGAHIMERLGALAARHKAVVDVRGLGLMIGIEIGDDRGRPHNERAQALARRGMDHGLVLRTSRYGRGNVIKIRPPLILTREEADLLCDRLDALFAEEAAA; this is encoded by the coding sequence ATGGCAGACCTGATACGTGCCCAGGGCGACAAAAACGGCACCGCCCGGAGCGATGTCCGCGGCGATGCCCTGAGCTACGTACAGAAGCACCTGTACTACCCGGTCACCGCGTACGAGATGGACCACGGTGAGGGCGTCCACCTGTACGACACCGACGGGAACGAATACCTCGACTGCGCGTCCGGCACCTTCAACCTGAGCCTCGGATACGGGCACCCCGAAGTGGTCAAGGCCATGCGCGACCAGGCCGAACGGCTGGTGCACACCACCTCGACCTTCCAGACCGCCCCCGTCAACGAGCTGGTCCGGCGGCTGGTCGACGTCACCCCGCCGAACCTGACCAAGGTGCACCTCAAGGTGTCGGGCGGCTCCACCGCCAACGAGGGCGCGGTCAAGATGGCGCAGCTCGCCACCGGCCGTCGCGACGTCGTCACCCTGTTCCGCAGCCACCACGGCCAGACCATGATGACGACCACCATGTCGGGCGAGTCGTTCCGCAAGGAACCCTTCCCCCACCTGATGCCGGGCGTGCTCCAGGTGCCCGACCCCTACTGCCTGCGCTGCTTCTACGGCCAGGCGGGACCCGACAGCTGCGGCATGCTGTGCGTCGAACGCATCAACGACTTCCTCGACCACGCCAGTTCCGGCAGCGTCGCCTGCGTCGTCGTCGAACCGGTCTCCGGCAGCGGCGGCAACATCGTGCCCCCCGACGGATACCTGCCCGCCCTGCGCACCCTGTGCGACGAACGGGGCATCGCCCTCGTCTTCGACGAGATCCAGACCGGCATCGGCCGGATCGGCCGAATGTTCGCCGCCGAGCACTACGGGGTCCGGCCCGACATCCTGACCACCGCCAAGGGCCTCGGCGGCTCCGGTGCGCAGGTCGCGGCCATCGTCGCCGACGAGCGGATGTCCGGGCTCAGCAGCGACCACCACTCCTTCACGTACGGCGGCAACGTCCTCGCCGCCGCCGCGGCGGTCGTCACCCTGGACGTGATCGGCCGCCCCGGCTTCCTGGAGAACGTCCGCGAGGTCGGCGCCCACATCATGGAACGACTGGGCGCGCTGGCAGCACGGCACAAGGCCGTCGTGGACGTGCGCGGCCTCGGCCTGATGATCGGGATCGAGATCGGCGACGACCGGGGGCGCCCGCACAACGAACGAGCCCAGGCACTGGCCCGGCGCGGCATGGACCACGGCCTGGTCCTGCGCACCTCCCGCTACGGCCGAGGCAACGTGATCAAGATCCGGCCGCCGCTGATCCTCACCCGCGAGGAGGCGGATCTGCTCTGCGACCGGCTCGACGCGCTCTTCGCAGAGGAGGCCGCCGCGTGA
- a CDS encoding class E sortase codes for MAAKRGGSVRKGRHGGRGPRRPLFAAVTGAAAVVAVVAALTGCAGGNGSGTSPGVHGPTSVVPSTSSSAPSVPSAEAPPLTASVTPATSPAPSPRGPVAAEMSIPSIGVENLDVTPYEGTTDDRAGTRIQDRGVAASPYGERGGVGPGEIGNYLVTAHRLSAGGPLRELPSVEVGDLVHVTADGTVYTYEIVETRTTSFRSARSLAEQRAAVPGEPGEKPTRAMITLSTCATPEDNAAGNFWRDAQNNPEHRIDKIGVLTSTRSA; via the coding sequence ATGGCTGCCAAGCGTGGTGGGTCCGTGCGTAAGGGCCGGCACGGAGGCCGCGGCCCCCGTCGGCCTCTGTTCGCCGCCGTCACCGGGGCCGCCGCAGTGGTCGCGGTCGTCGCCGCGCTGACCGGCTGCGCGGGCGGCAACGGTAGCGGTACGTCCCCGGGCGTGCACGGCCCGACATCGGTGGTCCCCTCGACCTCGTCATCGGCCCCCTCGGTCCCCTCGGCCGAGGCCCCTCCCCTCACGGCCTCGGTCACTCCGGCCACGTCGCCGGCTCCCTCGCCGCGGGGCCCCGTCGCCGCCGAGATGTCCATACCGTCGATCGGCGTCGAGAACCTGGACGTCACTCCGTACGAGGGCACGACCGACGACCGCGCGGGCACCCGCATCCAGGATCGTGGCGTGGCGGCGAGTCCGTACGGCGAGCGCGGCGGCGTGGGGCCGGGCGAGATCGGCAACTATCTGGTGACCGCGCACCGGCTCTCGGCCGGCGGGCCCCTGCGTGAGCTGCCCTCGGTCGAGGTGGGGGACCTGGTGCACGTCACCGCTGACGGCACCGTCTACACCTACGAGATCGTCGAGACCCGGACCACGTCCTTCCGCTCCGCCCGCTCACTCGCCGAGCAGCGGGCCGCGGTCCCGGGTGAGCCCGGCGAGAAGCCCACCCGGGCCATGATCACGCTCTCCACCTGCGCGACCCCGGAGGACAACGCGGCAGGCAACTTCTGGCGAGACGCCCAGAACAACCCCGAGCACCGGATCGACAAGATCGGCGTCCTGACCTCGACGCGGTCGGCCTGA